Below is a window of Saccharomonospora viridis DSM 43017 DNA.
TACCGCTGCGCACCTGCCCCCGAACGGTGTAGACGTCGCGCTGCACGGTTCGCGAGTCGTAGATGTCCGGTCCGCGTAAGGTGATCCGCTCCCGGATCCGCGTCGGTGTGGCGGTGTACGGTCCGTCGAGGGGGTAGCCAAGCGCGATCGTGTCGTCGCCCGCCTCGGCCGGCTCCTCCGCCAACGGCAGTGGCTTCTCGTCGAGCCCGGGGACGGCGAGCACGGCGACGTCGGTGGCGGGGTCGTAGTGCACGACCTCGGCTTCCAAGTGACCCCGTGTCGTCTCCACCAGGACCTGTTCGGTACCCGCGACGACGTGCGCGTTGGTCATCACCCGTTCTTCGTCGATGACGAACCCCGTGCCCTCCAGGGATCGGGAACAGCTCGGCGCGGTGCCGCGTACCTTCAGCACACTCGGCCGCACGTTCTGGACCACGGCACTGTTCTGCAACGCCGGGTCGGGCGGGTTGATCTGGCGCACCGGAGCTTCCTGGAACGGTGCCAGGATCGACGGGAAGCCGGATTCGTCGAGCAGATTGCGCAGTTCCCCCGGCAGGCCCTGAGCCGCCTCGGGCATCAGGTCGTTGACCCCACCCAGCACGGACGACTCGTTGATCGCCTTGGTCAGTCCGGGCAGAGCGGCGACGCTGGTCAACGGCAGGGCGATGAGCCAAGCGACCACGAACACCACGGCGCCTTGCACGACGGCACCCAGCGCATTGTCCACACCGGACAACTTGGATGACGAGATCCTGCGTTTGAGCTTGTTCCCGAGATACACGCCGACGGTCTCGCCGAGCGCGACGAGGAAGATCACCGTGCCGACCGCGAACGCCACCTTGGCGGTGGGATGGTCGACCTCCTCGACGATGAACGGGGCGATTCGGATTCCCAGTACCGCGCCGACGATCACCCCGAGGAAGGCGGGCAACGCGACGACGAACCCCTGACGGGCACCGGAGACGGCAGCGAGCAGGGCCAGCAGGATCACCAGTAGGTCGACCCAGTTCACCGTCTCTCCTCGTCAGGTCCGTCCGGTCGCGGTGCGTGCCTCGTGCTCGGCCAACGCTACGTCAAGGTCGCGCACGTCCGTGCGGTCCCACTCCCTGGCCCAACCACCCAGCTCCAGTAATGTCGCCAGCACACCGGCCGTGAATCCCCACACGAACAACCCTCGAACGGTGAAGGCGGGTCCACGCCATCCTCCACCCCGCCGGGCGACCAGGAACCGGTTGGCGGGGTCGGCGAGCTCCGCGATCGGCACCCGTGCCACAGCGGCCGTCTCCGCGGGGTCGACGGGGCGGACGGGAGACGGCTGGTGCCAATGAGCCAGCACGGGTGTCACCGCGAACCGTGACACGGGAACGTACAGCTCGGGGAACACCGCGACGGGGTGAATCCCCTCGGGCAGTACCCCGGTCTCCTCCTCGGCCTCCCGTAACGCCGTGGCCACCGGGTCCTCGCCCTCCTCGGCCCCGCCACCGGGGAAGGCCACCTGGCCCGCGTGGGAGCCGAGCGTGTCGGCCCGGCGGAGCAGCAGCACGTCCG
It encodes the following:
- a CDS encoding NUDIX hydrolase, translating into MSGPLTTPSEVPEWLRPLVESSAKVDSTAFTRVTPPPYDARRAAVLMLFGIGEHGPDVLLLRRADTLGSHAGQVAFPGGGAEEGEDPVATALREAEEETGVLPEGIHPVAVFPELYVPVSRFAVTPVLAHWHQPSPVRPVDPAETAAVARVPIAELADPANRFLVARRGGGWRGPAFTVRGLFVWGFTAGVLATLLELGGWAREWDRTDVRDLDVALAEHEARTATGRT
- a CDS encoding MarP family serine protease; the encoded protein is MNWVDLLVILLALLAAVSGARQGFVVALPAFLGVIVGAVLGIRIAPFIVEEVDHPTAKVAFAVGTVIFLVALGETVGVYLGNKLKRRISSSKLSGVDNALGAVVQGAVVFVVAWLIALPLTSVAALPGLTKAINESSVLGGVNDLMPEAAQGLPGELRNLLDESGFPSILAPFQEAPVRQINPPDPALQNSAVVQNVRPSVLKVRGTAPSCSRSLEGTGFVIDEERVMTNAHVVAGTEQVLVETTRGHLEAEVVHYDPATDVAVLAVPGLDEKPLPLAEEPAEAGDDTIALGYPLDGPYTATPTRIRERITLRGPDIYDSRTVQRDVYTVRGQVRSGNSGGPLIDPDGRVVGVVFGAAVEDPDTGFVLTADEVSDEIEQARFLTAAVDTGPCTG